One window of Canis lupus baileyi chromosome 21, mCanLup2.hap1, whole genome shotgun sequence genomic DNA carries:
- the LOC140612553 gene encoding histone H2B type 2-K1-like, which yields MGTEHGQQPQSGGRRGHGSGDKKSKKHSQRKETYSMYIYKVLKQVHPDIGIFSKAMSIMNSFVNDVFERLAGKAARLAQYLGQTTLTSWEVQTAVRWLLPGELAKHAISEGTKAITKYTGSK from the coding sequence ATGGGCACCGAGCATGGGCAGCAGCCACAGTCTGGGGGCCGCAGGGGACATGGTTCTGGTGATAAAAAGTCCAAAAAGCATAGCCAGCGCAAGGAAACATACTCAATGTATATCTACAAGGTGCTAAAGCAGGTGCACCCTGACATCGGCATCTTTTCCAAGGCCATGAGCATCATGAACTCGTTTGTGAATGATGTGTTTGAACGGCTGGCTGGCAAAGCTGCCCGGCTGGCCCAGTACTTGGGCCAGACCACACTGACATCCTGGGAGGTCCAGACGGCGGTGCGTTGGCTACTGCCTGGGGAGCTGGCCAAGCATGCCATATCTGAGGGCACCAAGGCCATCACCAAGTACACCGGCTCCAAGTGA